Proteins from one Hyperolius riggenbachi isolate aHypRig1 chromosome 4, aHypRig1.pri, whole genome shotgun sequence genomic window:
- the LOC137571070 gene encoding uncharacterized protein → MATTSSEPVATKYRARRLQNRIHSTPPSQLCPNSLPKKSIHKNCTPSRSEVTPSKKSNTRGSKSSKGTGVLLPSLSGKKTSGGLSIYSKSKDSESNCKIQKVQNGQHSICDSSLTEQRLFSNHRLKGCLPTSTNPPLFSTVSEVCRVDGREEIKEHIFKESYGSARHSDFLLPGSTMGPVPLKISPVVDSKVMEQVSSVSRQKAHHSTEYKGLSSVVAESSTPFPRSSVELSTTSYNYNRCQLVGLGSPLQLSTSSGEMECCREVTIFKQQRTGSSMASIVSFQPSDHRLPCQNRDRQQECGSLLKQAGRHEESKLMGNDSENPFLGRKESQISNSNTLEGYIEPGGRLPKQKKTGSERVVSGSGDIPPGGITVGISRSRPFCKKGKCKVSSVLCSVSKGSPMEVGRLYGGLGDCKDVCLSANTTFIKSDKEDCPGSGPSNPNSSTLAEEAMVHISEKISSFRSNCFSSSSTPNIAGSSPASGSGKTTPFSLELEWGMLKAKGFSDGLSETLIQSRKKVTRTIYQKAWRVFSEWCLERSCDRDSLTSVLEFLQCGYKKGLSISTLKVQVSAISVYLEKRLAQEELVIRFFQALKRLKPIIRSRVPAWDLNTVLQGLCESPFEPLTEISDKFLTLKTAFLLAITSARRISELQSLSIKEPYCIISEDRITLRPDAAFLPKVVSSFHRNQEIFLPSFCENPTNDKEKKLHCLDVRRCLLHYLNRTAHWRKTETMFTLFAGKFRGNKASKATLARWIKQTITSAYQTQGKQLKCPIRAHSTRGISTSWAERAGASIDQICRAATWSNQNTFVKHYRLNVSAGTDLSFGRKVLQAVVPP, encoded by the exons ATGGCAACAACTTCTTCAGAACCAGTGGCTACTAAATATCGTGCTAGAAGGTTACAGAATAGAATTCACTCAACCCCCCCCTCACAACTTTGTCCTAACTCCTTGCCCAAGAAATCAATCCATAAGAATTGCACTCCAAGCAGAAGTGAGGTCACTCCTTCAAAAAAGAGTAATACGAGAGGTTCCAAGAGTTCAAAGGGAACAGGGGTTTTACTCCCCAGTCTTTCTGGTAAAAAAACCTCAGGGGGATTATCGATTTATTCTAAATCTAAAGACTCTGAATCTAATTGTAAAATACAGAAAGTTCAGAATGGACAACATTCGATCTGTGATTCATCTCTTACAGAGCAACGATTATTTAGCAACCATAGACTTAAAGGATGCTTACCTACATCTACCAATCCACCTCTCTTCTCAACAGTATCTGAGGTTTGCCGTGTGGATGGAAGGGAAG AAATCAAGGAGCATATCTTTAAGGAAAGCTATGGCAGTGCTAGGCATTCTGACTTCCTCCTTCCCGGCAGTACAATGGGGCCAGTTCCACTCAAGATTTCTCCAGTCGTGGATTCTAAGGTCATGGAACAGGTCTCTAGCGTCTCTAGACAAAAAGCTCATCATTCCACAGAATATAAAGGCCTCTCTTCTGTGGTGGCAGAAAGCAGTACACCTTTCCCCAGGTCGTCTGTGGAATTATCCACAACAAGTTACAATTACAACCGATGCCAGCTtgtggggttggggagcccacttcAACTCTCAACCAGCTCAGGGGAAATGGAGTGTTGCAGAGAGGTCACAATCTTCAAACAGCAGAGAACTGGAAGCAGTATGGCAAGCATTGTGTCATTTCAACCATCAGATCACAGACTGCCATGTCAAAATAGAGACAGACAACAGGAGTGTGGTAGCCTTCTTAAACAGGCAGGGAGGCACGAGGAGTCAAAGCTTATGGGAAACGACAGCGAGAATCCTTTTTTGGGCAGAAAAGAATCTCAGATCTCTAACAGCAATACACTTGAAGGGTACATCGAACCAGGTGGCAGATTACCTAAGCAGAAAAAAACTGGATCCGAACGAGTGGTCTCTGGATCAGGAGATATTCCACCAGGTGGCATTACAGTGGGGATATCCCGAAGTAGACCTTTTTGCAAGAAGGGGAAATGCAAAGTGTCATCAGTTCTGTGCTCTGTTTCCAAAGGATCTCCCATGGAAGTTGGACGCCTTTACGGTGGATTGGGGGATTGCAAGGATGTATGCCTTTCCGCCAATACCACTTTTATCAAGAGTGATAAAGAAGATTGTCCAGGATCAGGCCCGAGTAATCCTAATAGCTCTACTTTGGCCGAAGAGGCCATGGTTCACATATCTGAAAAAATTAGCAGTTTCAGATCCAATTGTTTTTCCTCTTCTTCCACACCTAATATCGCAGGGTCCAGTCCAGCATCCGGATCTGGCAAGACTACACCTTTCAGCTTGGAACTTGAATGGGGCATGCTAAAAGCAAAAGGGTTCTCAGATGGCCTATCAGAGACTTTGATACAGAGTAGGAAGAAAGTTACGCGTACAATATATCAAAAAGCCTGGAGGGTATTTAGTGAGTGGTGTTTAGAAAGATCTTGTGACAGGGATTCGCTTACATCAGTTTTGGAATTCCTGCAATGCGGATATAAGAAAGGCCTAAGTATAAGTACACTTAAGGTTCAGGTGTCCGCCATCAGTGTTTATCTAGAAAAACGTCTTGCTCAGGAAGAGTTAGTGATACGTTTTTTTCAAGCCTTAAAAAGACTAAAACCTATAATAAGAAGCAGAGTTCCTGCTTGGGACTTAAATACTGTATTACAGGGGTTATGTGAGTCCCCTTTTGAACCTTTAACGGAAATTTCAGACAAATTCCTCACTTTAAAGACAGCCTTCCTATTGGCAATTACGTCAGCTAGAAGAATAAGTGAGCTTCAGTCATTATCAATTAAAGAACCTTACTGTATCATCTCGGAAGATAGAATTACGCTTCGCCCTGATGCGGCTTTTCTACCAAAGGTAGTCTCCTCTTTCcacaggaatcaggaaattttCTTACCTTCCTTCTGTGAGAATCCTACCAATGATAAGGAGAAGAAATTGCATTGTCTCGATGTCAGGAGATGCCTGTTACATTACCTGAATAGAACAGCTCACTGGAGGAAAACAGAGACTATGTTTACTCTATTTGCTGGAAAATTCAGAGGAAACAAGGCTTCAAAGGCAACATTGGCACGATGGATAAAGCAGACAATTACTTCAGCATATCAGACGCAGGGGAAACAGTTGAAATGTCCCATCAGAGCACATTCCACAAGAGGAATAtcaacttcctgggcagagagggcaggggcttCTATAGATCAGATCTGCAGAGCTGCTACCTGGTCGAATCAGAATACCTTTGTAAAACACTATCGCCTGAATGTATCGGCGGGAACAGACCTTTCTTTTGGAAGGAAGGTGTTGCAGGCAGTGGTCCCTCCCTAA